The genomic segment GCTCTGCTGCGCGAGCTGCATGGCGTGGGCGGTCTCGTTGGAGCCGCCCCCGGTGATGATCTTGGCGCGCCCGGAGGAGACCGACTTCGTGACCTCGACGAGCTTGAGCTTCTCGGGGTCGGTGAGCGTCGACGTCTCGCCCGTCGTCCCCGACACGACGATGCCGTCGGCGCCGTTCGAGATCAGGTCGTCGGTGAGCCGCTCGACGCCCGGCCAGTCGACCTCGCCGTCGGCGGTGAAGGGCGTGACCATGGCGACGAGCACCTGGCCGAACGGATTCTCCTGTGCAGACACGTCCACCAGGCTATCGGTTCGCAGCGCTCAGAAGCCCAGGCGGCCCAGCTGCTTGGGGTCGCGCTGCCAGTCCTTCGCCACCTTCACGCGGATGTCGAGGTACACCTGCGAGCCGACCAGCTGCTCGATCTCGCCGCGGGCGCGCCTGCCCACGGCCGACAGGCGTGACCCGCCCGGGCCGATGATGATGCCCTTCTGGCTGTCGCGCTCGACGAAGAGGTTCGCGTAGATCTCGAGCAGGTCGCGGTCGTCGCGCCGCTGCATGTCGTCGATCGTGACGGCGATCGAGTGCGGCAGCTCGTCGCGCACGCCCTCGAGCGCCGCCTCGCGGATGAGCTCCGCGATCCGCTCCTCCTCCGACTCGTCGGTCACCGCGTCGTCGGGGTAGAGCGCCTGCTCCGACTCGGGCAGGAGGCCGATGAGCTCCTCGACGAGCACGTCGAGCTGGATGCGGTCGACCGCCGAGACCGGCACTACGGCATCCCAGTCGCGCAGCTGCGAGATCGCCAACAGCTGCTCGCCGACGGCCTGCTTAGAGGCGTCGTCGATCTTGGTCACGATCGCGACCTTCTTGGCACGCGGGAACGAGTCGAGCTGCTGGTTGATGAAGCGGTCGCCCGGGCCGATCCTCTCGTCAGCGGGAACGCAGAAGCCCACTACGTCGACGTCGCCCAGGGTCGACTCGACGAGGGCGTTGAGCCGCTCCCCGAGCAGGGTGCGCGGCCGGTGCATCCCCGGGGTGTCGACGATCACGAGCTGACCGGCCGGCGCGTTCACGATGCCGCGGATGGCCCGACGCGTCGTCTGCGGCTTCGCGCTGGTGATCGCGATCTTCTCGCCCACCAGCGCGTTGGTCAGCGTCGACTTGCCCACGTTGGGTCGTCCGACGAACGAGACGAATCCGCTCCTCACGCCGCACCCTCCTTCTGCTCGATCCGGTCGTCCGGTCTGGTCCTGCTCTTCTTCGACTGCTCGGCCGTCGGCTCCTCGTCGGACCCGTCCGCCCGGCGGGCGACCACGCTGACGAGCTGCTTGCGGCGCCCCTCCACCCGGTCGGCGGTGAGCACGAGCCCGGCGACCTCCACGGTCGACCCGGTCACGGGCAGCCTGCCGAGGAGCTTCGCCACCAGCCCGCCGACGGTGTCGACGTCGTCGTCGTCGAGCTCGAGGCCGAACAGCTCCCCCAGCTCGTCGACGGGGAGCCGGGCGCTCACCCGGT from the Cnuibacter physcomitrellae genome contains:
- the era gene encoding GTPase Era — its product is MRSGFVSFVGRPNVGKSTLTNALVGEKIAITSAKPQTTRRAIRGIVNAPAGQLVIVDTPGMHRPRTLLGERLNALVESTLGDVDVVGFCVPADERIGPGDRFINQQLDSFPRAKKVAIVTKIDDASKQAVGEQLLAISQLRDWDAVVPVSAVDRIQLDVLVEELIGLLPESEQALYPDDAVTDESEEERIAELIREAALEGVRDELPHSIAVTIDDMQRRDDRDLLEIYANLFVERDSQKGIIIGPGGSRLSAVGRRARGEIEQLVGSQVYLDIRVKVAKDWQRDPKQLGRLGF